The Petrotoga miotherma DSM 10691 region AGAAACAATACCACTCCTTCAACTTATATATTGAACAAAGCAAAAAAATACCCAAAAACAAAGATAAAAGATATAGATAAAATATTAAAAATATTGTTGTCAAACCACAATATATCTAGTAAAAAATGGATATATCAACAGTATGATTATAAAGTTGGAACAAATACAATATTGATACCAGAACAAGCCGATAGTGCGGTACTATGGTTAAAAAACACTCATAAAGCTATAGCTGTAACGATTGATAGCAACGAACTTTACACCTATTTAGATCCATTTGAGGGTACCAAGAACGTTGTATACGAAACCGCTAGGAATCTGATCTCAGTGGGTGCAAAACCTTTAGCTATCACAGACAACCTTAATTTTGGTGATCCTGATGATCCCGAAGTATCATGGCAATTTGAAAAAAGTATTGAAGGTTTGATTGAAGCTTCAAAAGAACTTTCTACCCCAGTGGTTAGTGGTAACGTTAGTTTTTACAATTCGTATCATGAAACATCAATTTTTCCTACGCCTGTGATCGGTATGATTGGGGAAATTAAAGATATAAAAAAAATAGTTAATTTAAAATTCAAAGATTGTGGTGATTTAGTATATTTAATTGGAAAAACAGATATCAATATTGATAAGATAGGTGGAAGTCTTTATTTAAAAGTTCTTGAAGGTTTTGTGGGTGGAGAAATCGACTTTGTAAATCCAATGTATGAAAGATATTTGCAAAACTTTATATTGGATCTGATAGAAAAAGGTATTTTAAAAAGTGTGCATGATGTTTCAAAAGGAGGTTTACTCATTGCTTTAGCGGTGTCATGTATATTGAGTAATCGTGGTTTTAAAGGTATTTTAGATACTTCCATAGAAGAACTTTTCGGAGAAAATCAGGGTAGGTTCATTGTATCTGTTAGTAGAAAAGATTCCTATACTTTTGAAGATATTGCTAAATCATCTAACATCAACGTTAAAAAATTGGGAGAGATAAAATCCAGTGATGAAGGAATTGATATCGGCAGCGTTTGTTTTGATTTAAAAGAGCTGAGAAACATTTATTTTGATAGTATTTCAAAAAGTGTGGAGGAATAATAGAATGTTGATGGAAAATTGTGGTTTGTTTGCCGCATATTCAAAGGCAGAAAAGTACAACGTAAGTAGCAGAATTGTTGAAGGTCTTTTGGCACTTCAACATAGAGGCCAAGAATCTGCAGGGATCTCTGTATCAGATGGCACTAAGATTACAACTTATAAGGGTAAAGGCGTAGTCAATAGAGTTTTCGGGGGCGGTGTATCAAAAAAAATTAACGGTTATTTTGGGATCGGGCACGTAAGATATTCAACGAAAGGTCTCTCTAATTTCACAAATGCTCAACCGCTTACTATAAAATATAAAAATGAATTTTTTTCGATAGCGCACAACGGTCAAATAGAAAATGGCCCTGAATTGAGAGAGAACTACGAGGATCAAGGTTCCATATTTATGACAACCTCAGATACGGAACTTTTCCCCCATCTTTTAGTTAATAAACTAAAAGGCTCTCCTTCAAGATGGAATAGCAAAGAAATAGGTAAGGCAATCACTGAAAATATCTCTCCTTCTTACTCTCTACTTTTTCTTTTCAAAGATAAAATCATTGCTTTTAGAGATCCTTTCGGATACAGGCCTTTAAGTATTTGTGAAACCGAAAATGGAATTTACGTAGCCTCAGAAGACAGTGCTTTCAAATTTTTCCCACTTAGAAACGCTAAAATTAGAGAAATAAAGCCCGGTGAATTAATTGAAATAAAGGATGGAAAGATTAAAAGTCATGTAATATCTTCGAATAGTCTTAATAAGTTTTGTTTTTTTGAACATGTTTACTTCGCAAGGCCCGATTCAAATATATTTGGTGATAATGTGCACTTAATGCGTGAAAAATTAGGAGAGCTGTGCGCAAAAGAGAATCCTATCGATGCTGATATAGTTGTTCCAGTTATGGATAGTGGTTTTTCTGCTGCTTTAGGATATTCAAAAGCATCTGGTATTCCGTTAGAAATGGGGCTAATGAGAAATAAGTATGTTGGAAGAACTTTTATCGACCCCGATTTGCAAGAAAGAAAGTTGGGAGTTAGACGTAAACTTTTACCTGTTAAAGAAGTTATAGATAACAAAAGAGTTATTTTAATTGATGATTCTATCGTCAGAGGAACAACGATGAAACATATAGTGAAGATGCTAAGGGAGAATGGCGCTAAACAAGTTCATATAGGAATAGCCTCTCCAATGGTTGTTAATACATGCCATTGGGGGGTTGATATTCCTACGAAAGAAGAATTAATCTGCGCAACTAAAACGGTTGAAGAAATTAGAGAAATTCTTAATGCAGACTCTCTTAATTTTATTACTTTGGAGAATTTACTTGCTTCTTTAGGTGAAAAGGGAAAGAATTATTGTTTTCACTGTTTTATAAAAGATTAAAATTTTTAAAATGGGTGGGGAGCGGGATCAAGGGGCAAAATCCCCTTTTATCTTTTTGGGTGGGCTGCGGGGCGAAGGGGCGCTAACTAAGACTAGACAAGGCTTACAAGAAAACCATGCAAACAATTAATTCACTAAATATTTAGTTTTAAAAGGGTCACAGGGCGGAGCCCTCCACCCACCAGGGTCTAAGGGACCGCAGGTCCTTTCCCAAAAAGGGTGGGCAGCTGGGCGAAGGGGAGCAAATTTCATAGAAGACACTATAACCAAAATTGGGAGGCAATTTATGTTTTATAAAAACTCTGGTGTAGATATAGACAAAGCTAACGAATCAATTAAAGAAATCCGATCGTTTATAGGTTCCAATATAGGTGCATATGCGGGGATATTTCCTCTGAAAGATGAAATATCCAATTATAAAAACCCTTGTTTAGTAGCTACTTCTGATGGAATAGGTACAAAGCTTCAATTGTTAAGAAAGTATGAAAGATGGGATATAGCCGCCCAAGATTTAGTGGCAATGAATTTAAACGATTTGGTTTGCGTGGGGGCAAAGCCTTTATTTTTCTTAGACTATTTCTCTACATCAAACTTAAACAAAAATAATTTTGTCTCTTTTATTCGACATTTAAAAAATATTTTAGATGAATATGAGTGTGTTCTTTTAGGCGGAGAAACTGCCGAATTGCCAAGTGTTTTTAAAAACGAGAGTGAAGATATCGCTGGTTTCGCTGTTGGAATAGTTGAAAAAGATCACATATTCGATTATTCAAAGATAGTGTCAGGTGATAAGCTTATTGGTCTTTCTTCATCCGGGATACATTCAAATGGCTATTCTTTGGTTAGAAAATTACTGGATGAAAGAAAAATTCCCTTCACGGAAGAACTTTTAAACCCTACAAGAATATATGTTAAACAAACTTTAACGTTGCTTAATTATATAAAAGGTGCCGCCCATATAACGGGTGGGGGAATAATCGATAACTTGCCCAGAATAATTCCTGATGGTTTTTGCGCAGAGATAAAGGTTAATTGGGAGACTCCTTCTATCTTTGAAAGTATCAAACAATCAGGTGTCTCTGATGAAGAAATGTTCAAAACCTTCAACATGGGTATCGGTATGATATATGTTGCTCCTGAAGATAATCTTTCTGAAGTTACAAAAATATTGGAATCTGTTTTGAGGGAAGATTTTTTCATTATTGGAGAAGTGAAATCGGCAAACGATTCAAACCAAAAAGTTAAGATCCTTTGATGAACAAATTTATTAGGAGCGATATACTGTGAAAAAGATAGTAATTTTAGCCTCAAGTAACGGGACAAATTTTGAAGTTATATGTAAATACTTTTCGAAATCTTCCAAAATTAGTATAATTAAATTGATAACGGATAACAAGAAAGCTCAGGTGGTAGAAAGGGCAAAAAGATTGGGAATAGATTATGAAATAATAGATTATGGCACTTTCAAATCAAAAAAAGAGTACAATGATTATCTTTTTAATCGTTTAAAAGATCTAGATTTTGATCTAATGGTACTAGCAGGATACATGAGAATATTACCAAGCTATATAGTTAGATATTATGCCAATAAAATAATAAACATTCATCCTTCTCTTTTACCGAAATACCCTGGTTTACGTTCAATAGAAAGAGCGTATAATAATAAAGAAGAATATACAGGAATAACAATTCATTACGTAGAAGAGAAAGTTGATACTGGGAAAATCATATTACAAAAAAAGTTAAGACTAGACAAAAATTGGGATCTTGTAAAGTTGGAGGAAGAAATTCATAAGTTAGAGCATCACTATTATCCCCAAGTAATTGAGAAACTCTTGAACAATTCTTGCGAAAATAGAAAATAGTATAGACTCTTAGATAGACTGA contains the following coding sequences:
- the purF gene encoding amidophosphoribosyltransferase encodes the protein MLMENCGLFAAYSKAEKYNVSSRIVEGLLALQHRGQESAGISVSDGTKITTYKGKGVVNRVFGGGVSKKINGYFGIGHVRYSTKGLSNFTNAQPLTIKYKNEFFSIAHNGQIENGPELRENYEDQGSIFMTTSDTELFPHLLVNKLKGSPSRWNSKEIGKAITENISPSYSLLFLFKDKIIAFRDPFGYRPLSICETENGIYVASEDSAFKFFPLRNAKIREIKPGELIEIKDGKIKSHVISSNSLNKFCFFEHVYFARPDSNIFGDNVHLMREKLGELCAKENPIDADIVVPVMDSGFSAALGYSKASGIPLEMGLMRNKYVGRTFIDPDLQERKLGVRRKLLPVKEVIDNKRVILIDDSIVRGTTMKHIVKMLRENGAKQVHIGIASPMVVNTCHWGVDIPTKEELICATKTVEEIREILNADSLNFITLENLLASLGEKGKNYCFHCFIKD
- the purM gene encoding phosphoribosylformylglycinamidine cyclo-ligase, yielding MFYKNSGVDIDKANESIKEIRSFIGSNIGAYAGIFPLKDEISNYKNPCLVATSDGIGTKLQLLRKYERWDIAAQDLVAMNLNDLVCVGAKPLFFLDYFSTSNLNKNNFVSFIRHLKNILDEYECVLLGGETAELPSVFKNESEDIAGFAVGIVEKDHIFDYSKIVSGDKLIGLSSSGIHSNGYSLVRKLLDERKIPFTEELLNPTRIYVKQTLTLLNYIKGAAHITGGGIIDNLPRIIPDGFCAEIKVNWETPSIFESIKQSGVSDEEMFKTFNMGIGMIYVAPEDNLSEVTKILESVLREDFFIIGEVKSANDSNQKVKIL
- the purN gene encoding phosphoribosylglycinamide formyltransferase yields the protein MKKIVILASSNGTNFEVICKYFSKSSKISIIKLITDNKKAQVVERAKRLGIDYEIIDYGTFKSKKEYNDYLFNRLKDLDFDLMVLAGYMRILPSYIVRYYANKIINIHPSLLPKYPGLRSIERAYNNKEEYTGITIHYVEEKVDTGKIILQKKLRLDKNWDLVKLEEEIHKLEHHYYPQVIEKLLNNSCENRK